A window from Hirundo rustica isolate bHirRus1 chromosome 25, bHirRus1.pri.v3, whole genome shotgun sequence encodes these proteins:
- the NDUFS5 gene encoding NADH dehydrogenase [ubiquinone] iron-sulfur protein 5, producing the protein MPFWGLQKQLGIDVDSWLVRQSMPQPYGQAAACHAFEREWVECGHGLGQTRARRECQLEYEDFMECMNRTKMAQRLRIILEQRDRMIKQGKYTPPDYHMGKEEPRP; encoded by the exons ATGCCGTTCTGGGgcctgcagaagcagctgggcATCGATGTGGACAGCTGGCTGGTGCGGCAGAGCATGCCGCAGCCGTACGGCCAGGCCGCGGCCTGCCACGCCTTCGAACGCGAGTGGGTGGAGTGCGGGCACGGGCTGGGCCAGACCCGCGCCCGCCGCGAGTGTCAGCTTGAGTATGAGGATTTCATGGAGTGCATGAACCGCACCAAGATG GCTCAGCGGCTCCGGATCATCTTGGAGCAGCGGGACAGGATGATCAAACAAGGGAAGTACACACCCCCCGACTACCACATGGGCAAGGAGGAGCCCAGGCCATGA